CGATCGACGGCAAAGGCCCGATCAAGTCACCTCACTCCTCCCGTATCGAGGTGGTCGCGCCCGGCGTGAACACCCGTCAATCGGTTCGCGAACCGTTGCAGACCGGCATCAAGGCCATCGATGCCATGATTCCCATCGGCCGAGGCCAGCGTGAATTGATCATCGGCGACCGCCAGACCGGAAAGACCGCCATAGCGGTCGATACGATCATCAATCAAAGAGGCCTGAATGTCTTCTGTATCTACGTCGCCGTCGGCCAAAAGCGTTCGACTGTTGCGCGAGTGGTAAAAACACTCGAAGAAAACCACGCGATGGAATACAGCATGGTGGTTTCCGCCAGCGCCAGCGACCCGGCGCCCATGCAATTCCTGGCGCCCTTTGCCGGCGCCGCGATCGGGGAGTATTTCCGCGACCACGGGAAGCATGCGCTGATCGTGTATGACGATCTGTCGAAACACGCGGTCGCCTACCGTCAGCTTTCGTTATTGCTCCGCCGGCCACCGGGACGTGAAGCCTATCCGGGCGATGTGTTCTATCTCCACTCTCGGCTGCTTGAACGCGCAGCCAAGCTGAGCGATAAACTGGGTGGAGGCAGTCTCACGGCTCTTCCCATTATCGAGACACAGGCGGGCGACGTGTCGGCTTACATTCCGACGAACGTCATTTCGATCACGGACGGCCAGATCTATCTGGGGAGCGATCTCTTTTACTCTGGTATCCGCCCGGCGATCAACGTCGGTCTGTCGGTCTCTCGTGTCGGAGGATCGGCTCAGATCAAGACCATGAAGCAGGTGGCTGGAACACTCCGGTTGGACCTTGCGCAGTATCGCGAAATGGCGGCGTTCGCTCAATTCGGAAGCGAGCTGGATAAGGCGACTCAGATGCAGTTGGCGCGTGGTGTGCGCATGGTGGAATTGCTCAAACAGGGGCAGTATAAGCCGATGCCGGTCGCCGATCAGGTGCTCTCGATCTACGCGGGTGTCAACGGCTACCTTGACGATGTGCCGGTGGACAAAGTGCAGCAGTTCGAGGGCGATCTGCTCCACTACATCCAACAGAACCATGCGGACCTGAAAAAGGAAGTCACCACCATCGGCAAGATCGACGACAAGGTCGGCGGCCGCTTGAAAGAGATCATCACGACCTTCAAGCAGAAGATGGGATACGGGGCGAAAGCGTAGGCACAGGGAACCTCATCAAGAAAGCGACACCGTACGACAACAAGACCGGACAGGCGGCCATTACGAAAGCACTCATGGATATCGTCGGCCCCGCCGAAGCGCTCGAATGAGTCGTTAACCGTGAATCGTCAACCGTTGTCACACGCAAACCGATGCCATAGGAAGCACGATTAACGAATACCGTTTAACGATTAACAAGGCAAGAGGAGCGATATGAACACGGGTAAAGTCATACAAGTCATCGGACCGGTCGTGGACGTGGAATTCCCTCCCGGCCGGCTACCCAACATCTACAATGCGATCAAGGTGACGCAAGAAGAGAATAAGGCTGCGGGCAAGCCCGTTGTGAATATCACGCTTGAAGTCGCCCAACATCTCGGCGAAAACCGTGTGCGTGGGGTCGCCATGTCTTCGACCGACGGGTTGACGCGCGGCATGGATGTACAGGATACCGGAGCTCCGATCTCGGTGCCGGTCGGACGCGAAACCCTCGGCCGTCTCATCAACGTGCTCGGTGAGCCGGTCGACGAAAAGGGACCGATCAAGGCGAAGAATAACTACCCGATTCATCGCCCTGCTCCCAAGCTCGAAGATCAGGAAACCAAGACAGAAGTGCTGGAGACCGGTATCAAAGTCGTCGATTTACTCGAACCCTACAGCAAGGGCGGCAAGGTCGGACTGTTCGGCGGCGCCGGGGTGGGTAAGACCGTCATCATCATGGAACTGATCAATAACATCGCGTTGCACCACGGCGGATTTTCTGTGTTCGCCGGTGTCGGGGAGCGAACCCGCGAAGGAAACGATCTCTGGCACGAAATGCAGGAGTCGAAGGTCATCGACCCGGACGATTACACGAAGTCGAAGGCCGCTCTCGTGTATGGACAGATGAACGAGCCTCCCGGAGCCCGTCTCCGCGTCGCGTTGACCGGCTTGGCCGTCGCCGAATTCTTTCGCGACGAGGAGAATCAAGATGTGTTGCTGTTCGTCGATAATATCTTCCGATTTACCCAGGCCGGTTCGGAAGTATCCGCGTTGCTGGGCCGCATGCCATCCGCAGTGGGATATCAGCCGACTCTCTCGACGGAGATGGGTGCGTTACAAGAGCGCATTACGTCGACCAAGCGAGGTTCGATCACCTCCGTGCAGGCCATCTACGTGCCGGCCGACGACTTGACTGACCCTGCTCCGGCGACGGCGTTTGCACACTTGGATGCGACCACCGTGTTGTCCCGATCCCTCGCTGAGTTAGGGATTTATCCGGCGGTCGATCCTCTAGACTCGACTTCGCGTATTCTTGATCTACAGATCATCGGGGATGAGCATTACAAGGTTGCGCGCGGCGTACAGTCCGTCCTCCAGCGATACAAGGACCTTCAAGACATTATTGCGATTCTTGGGATGGACGAGTTGTCGGAAGATGACAAAATGGTCGTGGCTCGCGCCCGGAAGATCCAGCGCTTCCTGTCGCAGCCCTTCCACGTCGCCGAAGCGTTTACCGGCGCCCCAGGCAAGTACGTCAAACTCAAGGATACGGTCCGTAGCTTCAAAGAGATTCTCGAGGGCAAGTATGATCACTTGCCGGAGCAAGCCTTCTACATGGTCGGCCCGATCGAAGAAGCGGTGGCCAAAGCCGAGAAAATGGGAGTGAAGGTTTAGAGAGGTGATGAACCGAGCATCCTCCTTGCTCGCGCAACGCGCGGTCTCGGAAGACCCTCGTTGCATGCGCGCACTGGAGGACACCTCGCTTCCTCGCCTCTAGAGGGAAGGTAATTGGGGAAGAGAAATCATGGCGGGAAAGATTCTATTGGAAGTCGTGACGCCGGAGAAGCAGCTGCTGAGCCAGCAGGTGGATGAAGTCATTGCCCCTGGGTCTGAAGGAGAATTCGGCGTCCTCCCGGGACACTGCCATTTCCTGTCAACCCTTCGCATCGGCGAACTTCGTTATCGTGTTAATGGTCACGTCCATTCAATGGCCGTTCTGTGGGGCTTTGCTGAAGTCACCCCGACTAAAGTCACGGTCATGGCCGAAATCGCGGAAAAAGCGGAAGACATCGATGTAGACCGTGCGACGGCCAAAGTCGCTGAGGCGGAGCGACGTCTTCAAGCGGGCGGCTTGCCGTCCGAAGTCAAAGAAGCCGAGATCAGTCTCGAAAAGGCTCGGCTTCGCAAGAAGATCGCCGAGCGGACGAGAAAGATCGGCCACGCCTAGGTTACTCGATTCCTGCCGTGCCCCGAGGACCCAACGCGATAGTACGAAAGAGGTCCTGGGTATCATCCCGCCCGGCAGAACGACCTCACCTCTGCCGGGCAGGGAGTCAGTCCTAGCTGAACCATCGACTCTCTCAAGCGGCTGTAGATGCTCAGTAGCCATCGTGGCTGGACGCCTCTGTTGCCGGTTGTCTCAACTCAATACTGATCACGATCGCGCCCATGACATCGTTGAGCTTGAAGTCACGCTTCGGGCTGTCGGGATGAGCATTGTGACAGCCGATACAAGCCTGTGTGACGGCCAGATCGGCATACACCGCCTCAAAATACCGCTTATCAGCCACCCTCGTGACTCCGGTGTAGGGACGGTTGGGTTGAGCCATGATGGTCCCGAGTCCGATGCTTTCCATGGCATTCGTCGCTATATTGCGCTTGTTGATCGGCCACAAGCTGATCAGCCGGTAATGCATGCCGAGGCCTCGCTTGTCGTTGTACCGTCCCGATTCCAACAGGAATTGAGCGGGTAGGGGCAACGTATGCTTCTGTTCCCAGTTTTCCGATGCGACGACCACACCTTTCGCTTGCATACGCTCCACGACATGTTTGGTATAGATATCTCGGTCGGCCTCGATGACGGCGTGGATATAGTCGGCCACCGTTTCGATCGGGAGGGTGATCGCTGCCGTTTCAGGAACAGCGCGAGCCGGCCAAAGGACGGTCGCGCATCCTACTGCAAATCCCAGCAGGGCGGCTCTCCACCACAATGTTTTGGAGGACATCATAGGTACCTCCTGGTTGTGCGCGCGGATGGATTGTCTGACCGGTTCCAGGCCGCGAGCGGATGAATTGCACGGATGTTCAACACGAGAAATCGTTGTGCCGGTAGACGAACCGATCCCCGGGCAGGATCAGTAGGAGCGCTTACATGAAGGGATCGGAAGGGTCTGATGGACCTGTGCAGGTCGATAGGTAAGCCTGTCTTACGGGCGGGTTCCCTGTGGTGCAAGAAATCGTGGGAAGGTACCAATGACATGGCCCCATTCCCTTGCTCTCATGACGTGACGCGTCCACACGAGCATACGACACTGAAGCATACTCTCCAGTTCTACACATTGTCCAATCGCTGTCGGCGGGAGTCCCGGGCAGGAGTACAGGCACCACTGAAGGCGCTCATCAGTCGCTTTGGCATGATTCTTCGTCGTATCTTTCGACTTGATCCCTGGAAATGGGTCACCGGCTAACTCGAACTGCCTCACGAGGGTCCTGGTGCGAACCTTGGTTCTTTACTACGATGAGTTGAGGGAACAACATAGAATGTAAACGAGTCCTGGAACGAGACTGTATCTTGGGTCAGGTGATGGCTCCGTCGAGTCGACAGCAGTTCTGAGTTCAGTCCATGCAGCTCCCATGTGAAGCCAAACTGAAAGACGGCACCCCAATTGAGCTGGTGCTGGCAGGAAACCAGGATTTGCCCCTGCTCGCCAGGCTCTATGATCGAATCGTCGCCGAGGGCACGTCGTACCCCCACGAGCGTCCATTGAGCCAGGACGAATTTCAGGATTATTGGGTACGGGGTAAGAGCACGGTGGTAGCCTACGAACGGCCGCGGAAGGACAAGGCCGATCTGCTCGGAGCCTTCTATCTCAAACCGAATTGGCCCGGGCGGGCACGGCATGTTGCGAATGCAGGATTCATTGTCGCCCCGGAGTGGCGGAATCGCGGGGTAGCTTGGCTGCTCGGCGCCGTGATGCTCGACTACGCCAAAGAACTTGGGTATCGCAGTGTGATCTTCAACCTCGTTTTTTCCGAAAATCAGGTCGCGCGTCACTTGTGGGAGAAGCTCGGTTTCCGTCTACTCGGCGTGATTCCCGGTGCGGTTCGCATGGACGACAGTCAGTACCAAGACGCGATCATTATGTTTCGCTCGTTGATCTAGGTTGAGTTTTCCATGTCAACACAACCAATCTGGAATCCTCAACAATACGCAGAGCATGCGCGGTTTGTGACTGACCTCGGCGCGCCCCTGATTGACATGCTGGCTCCCAAACCGGGCGAACGTGTCCTGGATCTTGGTTGCGGCGACGGGGTGTTGACGAGGCAGCTCCTAGACCTTGGGTGCGATGTCGTCGGAATAGATTCGAGCCAGGCGATGGTCGAGACGGCGAAGGCTCTCGGCGTCCATGCTCAGGTGATCGATGGGCACCGGCTTCCCTTCCACCAGGAGTTCGATGCGGTCTTCAGCAACGCGGCCCTGCATTGGATGGTGAAACCGGACGAAGCGCTGTGCGGTATCCGGCACGCATTACGCCCAGGTGGCCGGCTCGTGGCAGAGTTCGGGGGGAAAGGCAACCTCACCAACCTGCTGGCCGGGCTTCACAAAGTTCTCAAGACCTACGGGTGCGATCCTACGATCATTCAGCCCTGGTACTTCCCGACCGCAGAGGAGTATGGTGCGAGGCTGGAACGGCAAGGGTTTCAGGTCATCACAATCAACCTGTTTCCTCGCCCGACCGGCTTACCGGGCGATATCACGAAGTGGTTGGAAATGTTCGCCCAGCCCTTTTTTGATCTCATCCCCAGCGCGAGTCAAGCAGAATTCATTGCACGAGTGCGTGAGACGCTGCGACCGGTGTTGGCAAATCCAGATGGCCGCTGGACGGTTGATTATGTCCGCTTGCGTTGCCACGCCGTCAAGCCGACCGTTGGGTGATGAGAAAGTTCACACCGTTGCCGTCATGGAATTCTGATCACGGGACATCGTTTGCCTTGTAATCGCTCTCCGGGCTACAGGGATGAGGATTGTGGCAGTCGGTGCAAGCTTGCATCACGGCGTAGCCTGCCTAGACGAGTTGTCTTGACGCCTCATGGGGGCGTAGTCTAGGCTTCCTCCCCTAGGCGCTGGTCTTTCTGGACTCGCGAGGGACGACCGAGCCTGTTCCAGTCATATCAGAACTGTGAGGGGTGCGGATGACGTATTGTGTGGGGGTCATGGTCGAGTCGGGCTTGGTGCTCGCGTCCGACTCACGGACCAATGCGGGCGTAGATCAAATCGGCAACTTTCGGAAAATGACGGTGTTTGAGCGCCCAGGTGATCGGGTGATCGTGATGCTCAGTTCCGGCAATCTGGCGGTGACCCAGGGGGTGGTGGCCCTGCTGGAACAGGGGGGGCAGATGTACCAGCACAACATCTGGAGCTGCGGCTCCATGTATGATGTCGCCTGCCTCGTGGGCGAGACCATGCGCGGGGTGCAGAACCGAGACGGACCCTATCTGTTGCAACACAATATCGATGCCAGTGCCGCGTTTATCCTGGGAGGGCAGATCTACGGCGAGCGGCACCGGTTGTTCAATCTCTATACGGAAGGCAATTTCATTGAAGCAACGCCGGATACGCTCTACTGCCAGAACGGGGAGGTCAAGTATGGGAAGCCGATCATCGACCGAGTGGTCACCTATTCGACCGGCCTGATGGAGGCGGCGAAATGCGTCCTGATCTCCTTTGACTCCACGATGCGCAGCAACATCTCCGTCGGTCCGCCGATCGACTTACTGTGTTATGAACGAGATAGCCTCAAGGTCGCCCTCCAACGACGACTCGGAGACCATGACTCCTATTTCGACAACATGCGCGAGCAATGGGGAGCTGGGTTGAA
This region of Nitrospira sp. genomic DNA includes:
- the atpD gene encoding F0F1 ATP synthase subunit beta, whose protein sequence is MNTGKVIQVIGPVVDVEFPPGRLPNIYNAIKVTQEENKAAGKPVVNITLEVAQHLGENRVRGVAMSSTDGLTRGMDVQDTGAPISVPVGRETLGRLINVLGEPVDEKGPIKAKNNYPIHRPAPKLEDQETKTEVLETGIKVVDLLEPYSKGGKVGLFGGAGVGKTVIIMELINNIALHHGGFSVFAGVGERTREGNDLWHEMQESKVIDPDDYTKSKAALVYGQMNEPPGARLRVALTGLAVAEFFRDEENQDVLLFVDNIFRFTQAGSEVSALLGRMPSAVGYQPTLSTEMGALQERITSTKRGSITSVQAIYVPADDLTDPAPATAFAHLDATTVLSRSLAELGIYPAVDPLDSTSRILDLQIIGDEHYKVARGVQSVLQRYKDLQDIIAILGMDELSEDDKMVVARARKIQRFLSQPFHVAEAFTGAPGKYVKLKDTVRSFKEILEGKYDHLPEQAFYMVGPIEEAVAKAEKMGVKV
- a CDS encoding GNAT family protein, with the translated sequence MQLPCEAKLKDGTPIELVLAGNQDLPLLARLYDRIVAEGTSYPHERPLSQDEFQDYWVRGKSTVVAYERPRKDKADLLGAFYLKPNWPGRARHVANAGFIVAPEWRNRGVAWLLGAVMLDYAKELGYRSVIFNLVFSENQVARHLWEKLGFRLLGVIPGAVRMDDSQYQDAIIMFRSLI
- a CDS encoding class I SAM-dependent methyltransferase, translated to MSTQPIWNPQQYAEHARFVTDLGAPLIDMLAPKPGERVLDLGCGDGVLTRQLLDLGCDVVGIDSSQAMVETAKALGVHAQVIDGHRLPFHQEFDAVFSNAALHWMVKPDEALCGIRHALRPGGRLVAEFGGKGNLTNLLAGLHKVLKTYGCDPTIIQPWYFPTAEEYGARLERQGFQVITINLFPRPTGLPGDITKWLEMFAQPFFDLIPSASQAEFIARVRETLRPVLANPDGRWTVDYVRLRCHAVKPTVG
- a CDS encoding DUF3365 domain-containing protein, translated to MMSSKTLWWRAALLGFAVGCATVLWPARAVPETAAITLPIETVADYIHAVIEADRDIYTKHVVERMQAKGVVVASENWEQKHTLPLPAQFLLESGRYNDKRGLGMHYRLISLWPINKRNIATNAMESIGLGTIMAQPNRPYTGVTRVADKRYFEAVYADLAVTQACIGCHNAHPDSPKRDFKLNDVMGAIVISIELRQPATEASSHDGY
- the atpA gene encoding F0F1 ATP synthase subunit alpha; amino-acid sequence: MQIRAEEISAIIKEKIKGFDKQVDVKETGSVIQVGDGIAKVYGLDGAMAGEMLEFPGGLYGIALNLEEDNVGAVLMGDDVGIKEGDPVKRTSRIAEIPVGEALVGRVVNAIGQPIDGKGPIKSPHSSRIEVVAPGVNTRQSVREPLQTGIKAIDAMIPIGRGQRELIIGDRQTGKTAIAVDTIINQRGLNVFCIYVAVGQKRSTVARVVKTLEENHAMEYSMVVSASASDPAPMQFLAPFAGAAIGEYFRDHGKHALIVYDDLSKHAVAYRQLSLLLRRPPGREAYPGDVFYLHSRLLERAAKLSDKLGGGSLTALPIIETQAGDVSAYIPTNVISITDGQIYLGSDLFYSGIRPAINVGLSVSRVGGSAQIKTMKQVAGTLRLDLAQYREMAAFAQFGSELDKATQMQLARGVRMVELLKQGQYKPMPVADQVLSIYAGVNGYLDDVPVDKVQQFEGDLLHYIQQNHADLKKEVTTIGKIDDKVGGRLKEIITTFKQKMGYGAKA
- a CDS encoding peptidase; translated protein: MTYCVGVMVESGLVLASDSRTNAGVDQIGNFRKMTVFERPGDRVIVMLSSGNLAVTQGVVALLEQGGQMYQHNIWSCGSMYDVACLVGETMRGVQNRDGPYLLQHNIDASAAFILGGQIYGERHRLFNLYTEGNFIEATPDTLYCQNGEVKYGKPIIDRVVTYSTGLMEAAKCVLISFDSTMRSNISVGPPIDLLCYERDSLKVALQRRLGDHDSYFDNMREQWGAGLKRLFSELPDPHWNN
- a CDS encoding F0F1 ATP synthase subunit epsilon, whose protein sequence is MAGKILLEVVTPEKQLLSQQVDEVIAPGSEGEFGVLPGHCHFLSTLRIGELRYRVNGHVHSMAVLWGFAEVTPTKVTVMAEIAEKAEDIDVDRATAKVAEAERRLQAGGLPSEVKEAEISLEKARLRKKIAERTRKIGHA